A window of Sedimentibacter sp. MB31-C6 genomic DNA:
CTGTACAGGTACAGGTTCTAAAAGGTATATCCTTACATGTTAACGAAGGTGAATTTTTATCAATTATAGGACCTTCAGGTTCAGGCAAGTCTACTCTAATGAACATGATAGGTTGTCTAGATGCGCCTACAACAGGCGAATACTATTTGGATGGCAAGGAGATTAGCACTTACAATGAAAAACAACTGTCCAAAATAAGAAATCAAAAAATAGGATTCATATTTCAAAAATTTAATCTTCTACCTAAACTAACAGCTTTAGAAAATGTTGAGCTACCTCTCATTTATAGAGGAATGAACAGTAAAGAAAGAAGAAAACTAACTTTAGATGCATTAGAAAAAGTTGGATTAAATGACAGGATGAATCACAAGCCAACAGAATTGTCTGGTGGGCAGCAGCAACGTGTTGCTATTGCAAGAGCACTAGCAGGAGACCCTCCTGTATTATTGGCAGATGAACCTACTGGAAACTTAGATTCTAAATCAGGAAGTGATGTAATGAATTTAATAAAAGAACTTAGTAAAGAAGGTAAAACTATAGTTCTTATAACCCATGACAATGAAGTGGCTAAAGTAGCCAAAAGAACTATAACTATTAAAGACGGATTGCTTTT
This region includes:
- a CDS encoding ABC transporter ATP-binding protein; its protein translation is MIDLKDITKTYDMGSVQVQVLKGISLHVNEGEFLSIIGPSGSGKSTLMNMIGCLDAPTTGEYYLDGKEISTYNEKQLSKIRNQKIGFIFQKFNLLPKLTALENVELPLIYRGMNSKERRKLTLDALEKVGLNDRMNHKPTELSGGQQQRVAIARALAGDPPVLLADEPTGNLDSKSGSDVMNLIKELSKEGKTIVLITHDNEVAKVAKRTITIKDGLLLNSITNQS